Proteins co-encoded in one Spirosoma endbachense genomic window:
- a CDS encoding transposase codes for MKKRRVFDLAFKQMAVELSHAKGSVQEAARELGIDSSRITKWRQSHKSPGQSATAAPELSEDQKLIKRLQKELKDAQLERDILKSLYSASAVE; via the coding sequence ATGAAGAAAAGACGTGTATTTGACCTGGCATTCAAACAAATGGCCGTTGAGTTATCCCACGCCAAAGGCTCCGTGCAGGAAGCCGCTCGTGAACTCGGCATTGATTCGAGCCGGATTACCAAATGGCGACAAAGCCACAAAAGCCCTGGTCAATCTGCAACTGCGGCCCCCGAGCTGAGCGAGGATCAGAAGCTGATCAAACGACTTCAGAAAGAGCTGAAAGACGCTCAGCTTGAGCGCGATATACTAAAATCACTGTACAGCGCATCCGCTGTTGAATAG
- a CDS encoding integrase core domain-containing protein: MRWDNAVVESFFKTFKSELVNHVDFPTRAAARLATFEYIEGWYNRRRKHSSLNYRTPTQQESYFYTSQMAA; this comes from the coding sequence ATCCGATGGGACAATGCAGTAGTTGAGAGCTTTTTCAAAACATTTAAAAGCGAATTGGTTAACCATGTTGACTTTCCGACGCGGGCCGCAGCCCGGTTGGCCACCTTCGAGTATATCGAGGGTTGGTACAATCGTCGGCGGAAACATTCAAGCTTGAATTACCGAACTCCTACTCAACAGGAATCTTATTTTTACACCTCTCAGATGGCTGCTTGA
- a CDS encoding IS3 family transposase codes for MARIADELRERGVKTSRNRVARLMHKAAIRSIMYKKYRVQTTDSSHDYPIVKNLLNREFTADKPGQKWVSDITARAAPLHSDRRGLVIPDSRAGFGRPKSNRMGIE; via the coding sequence GTGGCCCGGATCGCTGATGAATTGCGGGAGCGGGGCGTAAAGACATCACGTAATCGGGTGGCCCGATTGATGCACAAAGCGGCCATTCGCAGCATCATGTATAAAAAATATCGTGTTCAGACTACCGACTCATCTCACGATTATCCGATAGTTAAAAACCTGTTAAACCGAGAATTCACAGCAGATAAGCCAGGTCAGAAGTGGGTGTCAGATATCACGGCACGGGCCGCCCCGCTACATTCCGACCGGCGAGGGTTGGTTATACCTGACAGCCGTGCTGGATTTGGCAGACCGAAAAGTAATCGGATGGGCATTGAGTGA
- a CDS encoding helix-turn-helix domain-containing protein: MNKRFLKHTLSLLNVDWVKLDSRWNYKNVISPYHRIYYIDEGEGKLFDHAKTLKLEAGYLYIIPSYTLCNLICESYLSQYFVQFFEESADGTSLFLASRLISRVKASEIDVLNFKRLVEINPGRGINRSDNPLVYEKNIYYKEYQELNNQQKFDLFLETQGILLQLLSRFAVPELLSAREAVEVPITILDTMRFILVNLHLPLTVKRLAERVHLNPEYFSRLFGKHTGTRPLTFINEKRIERAVHIMATSQSSLSEIAALTGFEGLSHFTRTFKKITSLPPGIYRKQLNHT; encoded by the coding sequence ATGAATAAGCGTTTTTTGAAGCATACTTTATCGCTGCTCAATGTCGATTGGGTCAAACTGGATTCTCGGTGGAACTACAAAAATGTCATCAGCCCTTATCACCGCATTTATTACATTGATGAAGGAGAGGGGAAACTATTTGATCATGCCAAAACGCTTAAGCTGGAAGCGGGTTATTTATACATTATTCCTAGTTATACACTCTGTAACCTAATCTGTGAAAGTTACCTTAGTCAATACTTTGTTCAGTTCTTCGAAGAATCCGCTGATGGTACCTCCCTATTCTTAGCTAGCCGACTTATCTCTAGAGTGAAGGCCAGCGAAATCGACGTGCTAAATTTTAAACGCTTGGTAGAAATCAACCCAGGTAGGGGTATTAATCGGTCTGATAACCCTTTGGTGTACGAAAAGAACATTTATTACAAGGAATACCAGGAACTCAACAATCAGCAGAAGTTTGACCTCTTTTTGGAGACCCAAGGCATCCTGCTTCAATTATTATCACGGTTTGCTGTTCCAGAGTTGCTATCCGCCCGGGAAGCGGTCGAAGTTCCTATTACGATTCTGGACACTATGCGTTTTATTCTGGTCAACTTGCACTTACCCCTAACGGTAAAACGTTTAGCCGAAAGGGTACATCTGAATCCAGAGTATTTTTCCCGATTATTTGGGAAGCATACCGGGACGCGCCCACTAACGTTTATTAATGAAAAACGAATTGAACGGGCCGTACATATTATGGCCACTAGCCAGTCTTCCCTTTCTGAAATTGCGGCACTTACGGGATTTGAAGGTCTTTCCCATTTTACCCGGACATTTAAGAAGATAACGTCTTTGCCGCCAGGAATCTATCGCAAGCAGCTAAATCATACCTGA
- a CDS encoding IS110 family RNA-guided transposase, with protein MNQLSFNIINPQAAGIDVGSRTHLVAIDQNKDNVREFGVYTKDHQEMINHLRQHGVTTIAMESTGSYWQTLFSALQHAGFNVLLVGGNQTKNVKGRKTDVIDCIWIQKLHSLGLLSGSLLLSDTFQQLRTYYYHHLHLVQQSARYSNKMQKALRLMNIRLDVVINDITGQSGMAVIEAILAGQREPEHLVSLVSHRVKKSRQEIADALQGWWREELLFELQASLDFYRLYERKIKECDQVIETFLVKYAPEVEVSIDEKKQLKTNRKRAGKHAPSFNLSHLAYQYFRTDLFAISGISYNAVLCLLTSLGHDIHKFPTAKGFACWLGLVPNNKISGGKVIGNRTPSGKNHIAKALRHAANSIGNQKDHELTPFFKRIAFKKGRLAAIIATARKLAVIIWNMIVKAEPYQKNQMELSNEKQKAMKLKHLDKKLHALQLTKEELEKLFLKHSLSVT; from the coding sequence ATGAACCAGCTATCGTTCAACATTATTAATCCCCAGGCTGCGGGGATTGATGTCGGTTCGCGCACTCATCTGGTGGCTATTGACCAGAATAAAGACAATGTGCGTGAATTTGGGGTGTACACCAAAGATCATCAAGAGATGATCAACCATTTGCGCCAACATGGCGTAACCACCATCGCTATGGAAAGCACTGGCAGTTATTGGCAAACGTTGTTTAGTGCGCTCCAGCATGCAGGTTTTAACGTGTTACTGGTAGGCGGTAACCAGACTAAAAACGTAAAGGGCAGAAAAACCGATGTAATTGACTGCATCTGGATTCAGAAGCTACATTCGCTGGGCCTATTATCAGGCAGTTTATTACTGAGTGACACCTTCCAGCAGTTACGTACCTATTATTACCATCACCTGCATTTGGTTCAACAGTCGGCCCGCTACAGCAACAAAATGCAGAAAGCATTGCGGCTGATGAACATCCGTTTGGATGTGGTGATTAATGACATCACTGGCCAGTCAGGTATGGCTGTTATTGAGGCCATCCTAGCTGGACAGCGTGAACCCGAACACTTAGTGTCACTGGTCAGTCATCGGGTCAAAAAGTCGCGACAAGAGATTGCCGATGCCCTGCAAGGCTGGTGGCGGGAAGAACTGTTATTTGAATTACAGGCTTCTCTGGATTTTTACCGTCTGTATGAACGGAAGATCAAAGAATGCGACCAGGTTATTGAAACCTTTCTGGTCAAGTATGCTCCTGAGGTCGAGGTTTCAATAGATGAGAAGAAGCAACTGAAAACTAACCGAAAGAGAGCTGGTAAACATGCCCCTAGCTTTAATCTATCTCATCTGGCCTACCAATATTTCAGAACCGACCTATTTGCCATATCAGGCATTAGTTACAACGCTGTTTTATGTTTGCTGACCAGCCTAGGTCATGATATACACAAGTTTCCGACGGCTAAAGGTTTTGCCTGCTGGTTAGGACTGGTACCCAATAACAAAATCAGCGGAGGCAAGGTCATTGGCAATCGAACTCCATCGGGGAAGAATCATATCGCTAAAGCACTGCGCCATGCGGCCAACTCGATTGGCAATCAGAAAGATCACGAGCTGACACCTTTCTTCAAGCGTATTGCCTTCAAAAAAGGCCGCCTGGCTGCCATTATCGCGACGGCTAGAAAGTTGGCTGTTATTATTTGGAACATGATTGTTAAAGCCGAACCCTACCAAAAGAACCAGATGGAATTAAGCAATGAGAAGCAGAAGGCGATGAAGTTGAAGCACCTGGATAAGAAATTACATGCCCTTCAACTAACCAAAGAGGAGCTGGAGAAGCTGTTTTTAAAGCATTCATTATCAGTAACCTAG